One segment of Sceloporus undulatus isolate JIND9_A2432 ecotype Alabama unplaced genomic scaffold, SceUnd_v1.1 scaffold_8104, whole genome shotgun sequence DNA contains the following:
- the LOC121918303 gene encoding basic salivary proline-rich protein 1-like, whose amino-acid sequence MLPGGGGDSEGPSVRSPRRKRPPPPRRRAPTSPGRVARGQGFCGAPFPATPPRPPRPGSHARRLLASPQNRGCRQGPKTPQGPSATLLSLPSQEAAPLRSRQKNPPPGSRQRGEGGRSRRTAAPVRSSPHPPSSPPGLSPDPASSSGGSSCPLPRRSVPDGQRGPPETPGGGGQERTGGVPPPPPPGSSDRSRPSWAPPLSPSGPPSGGQGTLEDPLPFVSLLLFSSAPRKPGGRPGGGGGEAGSARQGARASPTCQEGPAALGAHNPGTPTAPPPAFSHLTAPADGERGGEATPPPFTPSSLPTGKPVGPVFFWV is encoded by the coding sequence ATGCtccctggaggaggaggggacTCCGAGGGGCCCTCTGTCAGGAGCCCAAGACGGAAGCGCCCCCCTCCACCGCGGAGGAGGGCCCCAACTTCGCCTGGGAGGGTCGCCAGAGGCCAAGGGTTCTGCGGTGCTCCCTTCCCAGCAACCCCCCCGAGACCCCCGCGGCCAGGAAGCCACGCGAGGCGCCTTCTCGCCTCCCCCCAGAACCGAGGCTGCCGCCAGGGACCCAAAACCCCCCAAGGCCCCTCCGcaaccctcctctccctcccttcccaggaGGCGGCTCCGCTCCGGTCCCGCCAGAAGAACCCCCCCCCCGGAAGCAGACAGCGTGGTGAGGGGGGGCGGTCGAGGAGGACGGCTGCCCCGGTACGCTCAAGCCCCCATCCGCCGTCCTCCCCGCCTGGACTCTCCCCGGACCCGGCGTCGTCCTCCGGAGGGTCCTCCTGTCCGCTGCCCCGAAGGTCGGTCCCCGACGGACAGCGAGGCCCCCCGGAGACCCCCGGAGGAGGCGGACAGGAGAGGACCGGAGGGGTCCCGCCGCCTCCCCCGCCCGGATCTTCGGACCGGTCCCGACCCTCCTGGGCACCCCCTCTGTCCCCCTCGGGTCCGCCTTCGGGGGGGCAGGGGACTCTGGAGGACCCCCTCCCCTTtgtcagcctcctcctcttctcctctgccCCGAGGAAGCCAGGAGgaagaccaggaggaggaggaggagaagcgggGAGCGCCCGCCAAGGGGCCCGAGCCAGCCCTACTTGCCAGGAGGGCCCTGCCGCCCTCGGGGCCCACAACCCAGGGACCCCCACCGCCCCACCCCCCGCCTTTTCACACCTCACTGCACCCGCTGATGGGGAACGGGGGGGGGAGGCGACCCCCCCGCCCTTCaccccctcctcccttccaacGGGGAAACCCGTTGGGCCAGTGTTTTTTTGGGTCTAG